A DNA window from Mesorhizobium sp. C432A contains the following coding sequences:
- a CDS encoding phosphomannomutase/phosphoglucomutase — MPLKIVGDARPNSFEFETEALIKASGFREYDARWWFGHAGSTQPPDLNLIGVQALGMGLGTLIRRLGAGPDIVTGHDFRSYSLAIKLALVSGLMAAGAKVKDIGLALSPMAYFAQFALDVPSVAMVTASHNENGWTGVKMGAARPLTFGPEEMSALKQIVLSSDFDLAGGGSYEFVAGFRETYLDDLTQDKHIARKLRVVAACGNGTAGAFAPQALERIGCEVIPLDVELDHSFPRYNPNPEDMQMLHAIRDKVLETGAHVGLGFDGDGDRCGVVDNEGNEIFADKVGVMLARDISTQYPGSTFVVDVKSTGLFNTDSVLQANGAVTDYWKTGHSYIKRRVAELGAVAGFEKSGHFFFNPPIGRGYDDGLITAIAICEMLVRNPTSSMADLYRALPLTFGTPTMSPHCADDVKYGVVDQVVADFQAMQRAGKAFAGQKIADLITVNGVRIVAEDGTWGLVRASSNKPELVVVVESPVSSDRRRQMFEAVDAVLRRSPEVGAYNQTF; from the coding sequence ATTCGAAACCGAAGCGCTGATCAAGGCGTCCGGCTTTCGCGAATACGACGCGCGCTGGTGGTTTGGCCATGCCGGTTCGACGCAACCGCCGGACCTGAACCTGATCGGCGTCCAGGCGTTGGGCATGGGCCTGGGCACTTTGATCCGCCGTCTTGGCGCGGGTCCCGACATCGTCACCGGGCATGATTTCCGTTCCTATTCGCTTGCCATCAAGCTGGCGCTGGTTTCCGGCCTGATGGCTGCGGGCGCAAAGGTGAAAGACATTGGCCTGGCGCTGTCGCCCATGGCCTATTTCGCCCAATTCGCGCTCGACGTGCCATCCGTCGCCATGGTCACGGCGTCGCACAACGAGAATGGCTGGACCGGAGTCAAGATGGGTGCGGCGAGGCCGCTCACCTTCGGACCGGAGGAGATGAGCGCACTGAAACAGATCGTGCTGTCGAGCGACTTCGATCTTGCCGGCGGCGGCTCTTACGAATTCGTCGCCGGTTTTCGCGAGACCTATCTCGACGACCTGACCCAGGACAAGCACATCGCGCGCAAGCTCAGGGTTGTGGCCGCTTGCGGCAACGGCACTGCCGGCGCCTTCGCGCCACAGGCGCTGGAGCGCATCGGTTGCGAGGTGATCCCGCTCGATGTCGAGCTCGACCACAGTTTTCCGCGCTATAACCCGAACCCGGAAGACATGCAGATGCTGCATGCCATCAGGGACAAAGTGCTGGAAACAGGTGCCCATGTCGGCCTGGGTTTCGATGGCGACGGCGACCGTTGCGGCGTGGTCGACAATGAGGGCAACGAGATTTTTGCCGACAAGGTCGGCGTCATGCTCGCGCGGGACATATCAACCCAATATCCCGGCTCGACCTTCGTCGTCGACGTCAAGTCGACCGGTCTGTTCAACACTGACAGCGTGCTCCAAGCCAATGGCGCCGTCACCGATTATTGGAAGACCGGCCATTCCTATATCAAGCGCCGCGTCGCCGAGCTTGGCGCCGTCGCCGGCTTCGAGAAGTCGGGCCATTTCTTCTTCAATCCGCCGATCGGCCGCGGCTATGATGACGGTCTCATCACGGCAATAGCCATATGTGAGATGCTCGTCCGCAACCCCACAAGTTCGATGGCCGATCTCTATCGCGCGCTGCCGCTGACCTTCGGCACGCCGACCATGTCGCCGCATTGCGCCGATGACGTGAAATACGGCGTGGTCGATCAGGTGGTGGCGGACTTCCAGGCGATGCAGCGCGCCGGCAAGGCTTTTGCCGGCCAGAAGATCGCTGACCTGATCACCGTCAACGGCGTGCGCATCGTGGCCGAAGATGGCACCTGGGGCCTGGTACGGGCGTCGTCGAACAAGCCGGAGCTTGTCGTGGTTGTCGAAAGCCCGGTATCGTCCGACCGCCGCCGGCAGATGTTCGAGGCGGTCGACGCCGTGCTGCGCCGCAGCCCCGAAGTCGGCGCTTACAACCAGACGTTCTGA
- a CDS encoding mannose-1-phosphate guanylyltransferase/mannose-6-phosphate isomerase, with amino-acid sequence MTERIVSFVMSGGVGSRLWPLSREDNPKQFHDLSGDGSMLAKTLRRLTARPEGETPIFLIAAERHAERVHADLAGLDLAGGGPLFEPTGRNTAAAVALAALRTLSEFGDSLVLVVPSDHEIATPNQFWQSVEAGSQTALAGRLVVFGIKPAQPETGYGYIEVAAESGGVFDVSRFVEKPDLATAQSYLSAGTFYWNTGIFLFRAGAMRDAFATFQPDIWQATETAYKAATSDLSGLYMPLDLYAAIPSNSIDYAIMERAKDIAMVPAGFRWNDLGSWQSLLDVGPADAKGNVVVGDVVAIDCENSYIRSDGRLLSAIGMKDVAIVSTADATFVAPVSHSQHVKKIVEQLEKSGRLETRFTPAHDRVLESGAWRRRVHHWLFEETLPLWSTSGVDERHGGFHEALGFDGEALLKPKRMRTTARQVYAFAVAKARGWDGPADRLISHGIAFMAGKGRTDRGGWVRTLNVDGSVADPTEDAYDHSCVLLALAHAHMCGDPDALRLGQETFVFLDAHLEDSRMTGFLETSDGEGERRSNPHMHLLEAFLAWYKATGDRTYLRRAARIIDLFRSHFFDAESWTLGEYFDAGWKPAAGEKGTWTEPGHHFEWASLLTDFVARSGQGELSNFARKLYASAIANGLNRATGLAYGAVSRQGLPLDLVSRSWPQAEAIKAAIALDGSGGPDLKPEIEARVGRLFRWHIDPAPLGLWIDRIDERGRSLASDVPASIFYHLVCALTQYLDGTAQKG; translated from the coding sequence ATGACCGAGCGCATCGTCAGTTTTGTCATGAGCGGCGGTGTCGGTTCGCGGCTGTGGCCGCTGTCGCGCGAGGACAACCCGAAACAGTTCCACGATCTTTCCGGCGACGGCTCGATGCTGGCCAAGACACTGCGCCGGCTGACGGCGCGGCCGGAGGGCGAAACGCCGATCTTCCTGATCGCCGCCGAGCGCCATGCCGAGCGCGTGCATGCCGACCTTGCCGGCCTCGACCTCGCCGGCGGTGGCCCGCTGTTCGAGCCGACCGGGCGCAACACGGCTGCCGCCGTGGCGCTGGCCGCGCTGCGCACATTGTCGGAGTTCGGCGACAGCCTGGTGCTGGTGGTGCCGTCAGACCATGAAATCGCCACGCCCAATCAGTTCTGGCAGAGCGTCGAGGCGGGCAGCCAGACAGCGCTTGCCGGCCGTCTGGTGGTGTTCGGCATCAAGCCGGCGCAGCCCGAGACCGGCTATGGGTATATCGAAGTCGCAGCCGAAAGCGGCGGCGTCTTCGACGTGTCGCGCTTCGTCGAAAAGCCCGACCTCGCCACCGCGCAGAGCTATCTCAGTGCGGGCACCTTCTACTGGAACACCGGCATTTTCCTGTTTCGCGCCGGCGCCATGCGCGACGCCTTCGCCACCTTCCAACCCGACATCTGGCAGGCCACCGAAACCGCCTACAAGGCCGCAACGAGCGACCTGTCCGGTCTCTATATGCCGCTCGACCTCTACGCCGCCATCCCGTCGAACTCGATCGACTACGCCATCATGGAACGGGCCAAGGACATCGCGATGGTGCCGGCCGGCTTCCGCTGGAACGACCTCGGCTCCTGGCAGTCGCTGCTTGATGTCGGCCCTGCCGACGCCAAGGGCAATGTCGTCGTCGGCGATGTCGTCGCCATCGATTGCGAGAACTCCTACATCCGCAGCGACGGCCGGCTTTTGTCGGCGATCGGCATGAAGGATGTCGCCATCGTCTCGACCGCGGACGCCACCTTCGTTGCCCCGGTCAGTCACAGCCAGCACGTCAAGAAGATCGTCGAGCAGCTGGAGAAATCGGGACGGCTGGAAACCAGGTTTACGCCGGCACACGACCGCGTCCTCGAGAGCGGCGCCTGGCGTCGGCGCGTGCATCACTGGCTGTTCGAGGAGACCTTGCCGCTGTGGTCGACTTCAGGCGTCGATGAGCGTCATGGCGGTTTCCACGAGGCGCTCGGCTTCGACGGCGAGGCGCTGTTGAAGCCCAAGCGCATGCGCACGACGGCGAGGCAAGTCTACGCCTTCGCCGTTGCCAAGGCCCGCGGCTGGGACGGTCCAGCCGATCGCCTGATCTCCCATGGCATCGCCTTCATGGCCGGCAAGGGCCGCACGGACCGGGGCGGCTGGGTGCGCACGCTCAATGTCGACGGCTCCGTCGCCGACCCAACCGAGGATGCCTACGACCATTCCTGCGTGCTGCTGGCGCTGGCGCATGCGCATATGTGCGGCGATCCGGATGCGCTGCGGCTGGGCCAGGAGACCTTCGTGTTCCTCGACGCGCATCTCGAGGACAGCCGCATGACCGGCTTTCTCGAGACATCCGATGGCGAGGGCGAGCGGCGCTCCAACCCGCATATGCATCTGCTCGAGGCCTTCCTCGCCTGGTATAAGGCGACCGGCGACCGCACCTATCTGCGCCGCGCCGCGCGCATCATCGACCTTTTCCGCAGTCATTTCTTCGATGCCGAGAGCTGGACGCTGGGCGAATATTTCGACGCCGGGTGGAAGCCGGCCGCCGGCGAGAAGGGCACATGGACCGAGCCCGGCCATCATTTCGAATGGGCCTCGCTGCTCACCGATTTCGTCGCCCGCAGCGGCCAGGGCGAGTTGAGCAATTTTGCCCGCAAGCTCTACGCCTCGGCTATCGCCAACGGCCTCAACCGCGCCACCGGCCTTGCCTACGGTGCGGTCTCCCGGCAGGGCCTGCCGCTCGACCTCGTATCGCGCAGCTGGCCGCAGGCGGAAGCGATCAAGGCGGCGATTGCGCTGGATGGCTCGGGCGGTCCCGACCTCAAGCCCGAAATCGAGGCGCGCGTCGGCCGGCTATTCCGCTGGCACATCGACCCGGCGCCGCTCGGCCTGTGGATCGACCGCATCGACGAACGCGGCCGCTCCTTGGCATCGGACGTGCCGGCCAGCATCTTCTATCATCTGGTCTGCGCGCTGACGCAGTATCTGGACGGCACGGCGCAGAAGGGGTGA